In the genome of Phycodurus eques isolate BA_2022a chromosome 22, UOR_Pequ_1.1, whole genome shotgun sequence, the window ACAAACTCCCAGCCACCGGTGTAGTGGAGGCTTCTGTGGAGAAGGTGGAAAGTGAAGATCAGGTTAATGAGGCCAAGCAGCAGCAGCTTTTGGCTCAAAGGGAGAAGGTAATCAACATAATGCTGTTCTTTTAAGGGCTCTAAGTGCCAAATTATTAGGTTGATGATGTTATCATATTGCATTGTTTGCCGCTCTGCAGATAATAGCCAGGGTGAGTGTTGACAACAGGACCAGAGCCCTTGTGAAAGGCCTCCAGAGAGTCAATGACGTCCAGCTCCTAACCAGTCGAGTGGAGGAACTCAACTGTCACCTGCTGGAGTTCCCTGAGACGCGCGGCGTCGCCATCAAGGTAAGCACGAATCATTTTTAGTGTAAACCCCTGTTTATTCCAGATGATATTTCCCAGAGACACCATACGAAAAACACGttaaatagttttacccctccaagatgctttaaacacatttaaacattaaaaaacaccttTATACTAAATACTAAAACATATTCCTTTGCACCTGTTCCCACAACTCTAAATGTGGACTTGCTGaagtttggagaaaaaaaaaatgttttaactcaCACAAAAGTGTTCGTATGTCCCAAATGTTCATAAGCTGAATGTTAGTAAGCACTGCGATATAGCTATGGCACGAGCAGTAATTATGTCGTTGAACacagtttttttacatttcttttgaaCTGATGCAAAACTGTTTTGGTTGATTTTACAGGAGAAAGCTATACCATCCCTGCTGCGTTTACGTCAGGCCACAGACCTCCGCCTTCAGGCCTCTGTGAGAGAGTCACTAGCTCTGGTCGGCTACACAGAGCCGGTAAAAGGGAGAGGAATCCGGGTCCTGGCTATAGATGGAGGAGGGACAAGGTATACAAAAatgaaatctttaaaaaaaaaaaaaaaaaaaaaaaaatctccaactTGTTCATGTGTTGCTGTTTCTGCACAGAGGACTTCTGGCCCTGCAGACACTCCTCAAACTGGAGAACCTGACTGGAAAACGAGTCCACCAGCTCTTCGACTACATCTGCGGAGTCAGCACAGGTATTACGGCTACATTCCGGCGTGTAAAATAGAATCTTGCCTCAGCGAgcttctttttctttgcttttaggTGCCATCCTGGCTTTCATGCTGGGGATTTTTCAGATCCCCTTGGAAGAATGCGAGCAGATGTACAGGAAGTTGGGCTCGGACGTCTTCAAGCAGAACGTCATCGTCGGGGCCGTCAAGATGGGCTGGAGCCACGCTTTCTACGACAGTGAAATTTGGGAAAGCGTCCTAAAGTAGCTGGCTTTTCTTTTGTTAattttactccaattctaaGCCGGCTTGTCCTCACtaaattcattttctttagGGAACGAATGGGTGAGGGGTGCATGATAGAAAGTGCCAGAGATCCAAACTGTCCCAAAGTAAGTCACACACCATAGACATTCTTATGGAAATCCATCtgaacatttattcaatatcattGATATCCATCTCAAGGCCAATGAACTATTGCGCCCTTCGTCCTCACTTGTAAGACAATTTGCTGCAAGTTCTCTGAATCCAAACACCTCCTGGCCAGTGGAGGGTGCTTTTTGTGTAATTTGCATTGTATggatgaccaaaaagaacaaaaggtaGCAGCAACATGAAGCCAGGCTTCAACCTTTAAATCTCACCTTTGGGGTCATTGTGCATTCCCCTGTAAATACGGAGCACATGaaatagacaaaataaaaaacaaacattctttTGTCAGCTTCGGTATGCATGGAGTTCACTGTACTGGAAAAATGGAACAAGTAAGACACAGCCGTTATACTAGGGCGCTGAATGAGGACAAAGCGTGAACCTTAACCTTAACATGCACCTTAAGATGGAAATGGCTTTGTGAACAGTACTTGATGGGCATTTTTTGGACTGTCTAGCAGTAATCCTATTTGTCCACCAGGTGTCAGCAGTGAGCACCCTGGTGAACAGGGGCCTGCCTCTGAAGGCCTTTGTGTTCAGGAACTACAGGCTGATGCCAGGGGTGAGGTCGCACTACCTTGGAGActgcaaatacaaaatgtggcAAGCCATCAGGGCGTCGTCTGCAGCGCCAGGCTACTTCCAAGAATACGTGCTCGGGAAAGATCTCCATCAGGTATGACAAGCAGCTCGGACAATTGTATCGGAAACGTCCACAGTTTGTATTGCGACGCTCCCTGAAGCTCAGGGTTTGTAAAGGttaattgagccaaggcactcattttacattagagaaatctcatggcacaccacttaataaaaatgtcacaaaaggtaggACAACTAAATGGTGCTCTCATTctcttgtatgaatggcaacaggtagatacacaggtttatATAGTATCTTCTGTCATTTAATTGCCTGTCACAACATGTCACTGGCAaggatagatgaacaaaggtaCATTTGTGATGAATACGTAATTTAAGAGGAATTGGATCATTTGTAAAAGTTCATGATCTGACAGACAACTTTCACAGAAATGTATTCATGTATTCCTGCATACTTACCCGTACCTCCTGTAGTATCCTAATAGTCATTTAACTTAACTTTGTGTAGCAGAATAATGATATAGAAATCTGCAGCTGCCGCAATTGGTACAGAATGTATCTTACATTAGTTAAAACTTTACAACATATCTTGTCTCTTGGTCTATATCACTATTTGTTTTGTTACTAGGCCagattacatgtttttttttttttttttttttgctgagcaTGTGCTCAAGGCTTCCTTTTGACAACCTACTTAAGTAAAATTAGCTTTGCCTCTATTTTCGCTCCCCTGAGATTTCTTTATGCATGTTCCTCTCAGACGTAATTTCTTACACTCTGAAATCAAAAGACATGCCTTGGGTAAAGATAATATCTACAGATGGATCGATGGAGCAatacctttatttaaccaggaaaTAAAACCCATTGCGACCGACGTCTCTTTTTCCAAGGGTGATCTGGCCAAGAAGGCGGAGCGCGATTCACTCAACAATCTCGTGAATACGACGTGCGACTacgtttgtgtgttgtgtgccaCTTTTCATGTGCAGCCACGTAgcgtttcattgacaatttaaGCAAATCTTTTTACATAAAAGCAAATTTTCTTGGGAGAGGTCTGCTATAATGGGAGTATTgtagaaaaatgacatttatacTTGATCTACGGTTCCTAATTATATAAACATAATATTTAGATttgatgagttttttttaattgtctttgCATCTGTTTTTGATGtaaagtgtttgttttgatgGCATGTGAAGCGCAATAGGAGGAAGAGAGGAGTGCCGTGAAGTGGAAATAGACCTTTAACCCTGGTCCCATATTATGGCACACtcaccatctttatttatctgagggaaaaaaataaaacacttggAGAAAAACCAGAAGTGGACTCTGGAACAGCCTGACAAATTGCAGAAGCAGTAGCCCGGAAGATGGCATCCTTTCAATTTGCTAGCCTGTTTTTGCCTCTCACTGTTGGGAACTTGATTTGTGAGAAGCTTTGTAAAGCCCAACTTGAACCTTCGAATGCCTTTCTCCTGCTCCTCTTCTAGGATGGAGGCCTCCTGATCAACAACCCCACAGCGTTGGCCATCCACGAGTGTAAGTGCCTCTGGCCCAACACGCCGCTGCAGTGCGTGTTGTCCCTTGGCACCGGACGGCACGAGGTGGCGGGGAAAAACGGCACCACCTACACCAGCCTCAAAGCCAAGCTAACCAACGTCATCAGCAGTGCCACCGATACAGAAGGTACGTTGGGCCAAATGTTCTTTGCAAACACCGCTGTACTACTGAATAGGtccaatttcatttttatgaaTTTCCTCgaaaattatttacaaaaagtgtttctttgtaCAGTTGTCTTTGCCAGCGACCTATAGTGACTGGCGCAACAATCAATTAAATCCTCatcactagatggcagaagggaCAATTAGCCTGTGTAGCCACCTGTTGGCATTCTTACAACCGAAGACAGTTTTGTGTTTAACTAAAGAGGGCCGGTAAAagtgtgagtaaattgagacaaaagCTCCAAAATTGTCATCACATTGAAACTTTAACGcactttttaataataatatttgcaGTGATaccttttgtttggtggtgtgccgagAAATTTTAGTTGGCTTAACGCATTTAATTAAAGTTGTCTTGTAAAGTAAAATGTTGAAGGCTCAGCACGCTCTCCGTTCATCCCTGTTTCAGAGGTGCACACCATGTTGGACGCCCTGCTTCCACCGGACACCTACTTCCGCTTCAACCCTTCCATGAGCGAGGACGTGCCGCTGAACGAGAGCCGCGTGGACAAGCTGAACTTCCTCATGGGCGAGGGCGAGCGCTACCTGGAGCGCAACGACGGCAAGCTCCGTAAGGCCGCCGGCGTGCTGACTAAGGAGAAGGGCAGCATCCAGAGACTGGCCGAGTGGGTCAAACTTAAGGCCGACATGTACGAGGGCCCCCCCTTCACCTCCAAACTCTAACTAGGCTGGTAAGGTCATGCCCAagacacacataaagacattggTCCTCATTTATTAATAAACGTGTAAAAATGTTCTCAATCGGCGCACAAGTTGCGCGCAAATGCAAAATCCCCGTCAGATTCATAACACGTGCGAATCGGCCAATTATCTTGGCACCACCGTACGTCTGTTAATGAATCAGAATTAATTCTATATAATGCGCTCGTGCCCACAATGTgcaatctgaaaaaaaatagataaatcaGATTATCCTAAGGATTAGAAAGAATACTGAAGACTTTGGAAAACTAGGAAATGCGAACGGTCTGATCACACTTCCCTTACTGAGGAACAACGAAGCGGccacagataaaaacaaacatgtcatacCTATTATCGTATTTTGTATACAGGTAAGTGGGTTGCCCAGATAGCAAGAAGTATTTCCCATAGCGCAACACACCCGGAAGTGTTTGTTCTTCTTCGTTTCTGTGAGATGACATGAAATCGTGTGAGATTTGTTGCCATGGAGGGCTTGTTTCGAGATCGGTGGCAGAACAGAATTTTTGTGCGTGGTGTTTTATGTTGAGATTATTGGAGCACACCAACACAGTACGaccaaaactgaaaataaaatgcctgttttttttttttttttttttttttttttttataatcatgTGTTGAGTAATTcgcagataaaaaaatattttaagatttgaaaaatctttgtgtgtaccaggcctacaACGACTTTTTTCAGGAGTAAATTGTACAGTTCATTTGGTTGGCATGTAGACAGTTTTGGCAATGAATTGCCATATGATGTTTACATTCTTTCATAATGATCTActtgaaaatttattttaacatgggCAATATGTTAACCACTGGCATGCATTGACCACCCATGTTCACAGATTATGATGAGATGTGTGTAGCTGGAAGGTGCGGGCTTAATCGTCATTGAtgtgttatgaaaaaaaaaatgtttgattcgTAACTTTAATACATTAAGCTACAAtattgcacattaaggacatctttttttatcatttctaaTACTGCACAGGGAGGAAAACGACCTCATGTACTTGGGAATGGTTCTTTCTCAACCTCTGGATGTGTAAATATTTGCTGTGCTGTTTATTTAAATCAAACTTGCACTTTTAGGCTTTTTCATATGTTGTGGTCATATGAACCATTTCACAGTGTGGGGAGTATGTTAAATATACAGCACTCCAGTTTTACGTAAAACAGGTGCACACTGCGGCTATACCTTTAACCACAAGCATATTTATACAGTCACCTGCTCCAAGCATCATAAAGCGCAATATGCATTCAGACACCTGTGAAAATTTGCTTGTTTAGGATAAACCTATGGCTGCTTTAATGCCAATCCTGTGTAGTTGATTTGGAACTGGGAATGCAGAGTTTTAATCTCGCACGGGAGTAGATGGATTTTTCATGAGTTGAGAGCAAGATGGCAGTTATTCTCCGTATAGCTTTTATTGAGAAACTTCTCGGACAAATAagcctgaattgctcagtcttgCATGATTTGACAACCCTTCAATCCCATCATTGTCACTGTCAAACttcattgaataaaaaaaaaaaaaaaaaagtcataacctGGGGAAAATGTTTGTCATCTTTGCACACTAAAATGTAGGAAACtttcatcatttgaatttgttcATCTGCTTATTGCCACACACTCAAACTACAAAGacatcaaaaatatttgttggttGAGGAATGCCAAATGTCAGCTGATGATGAATTGCCCCTGTTCCTTTAATGCACGTTTTGCGTttctgactttttgtttttatccctGTTGAAGATCCACTGGCTATGATAAAGTAAATGGTCTCTCTGTGCTGTGTTTACATGACGAGGTGTGACAAAGTCACATATCCACACATTATTACTGCTTCGTAGTTGTGTGGTTTGGCAGGAGTTGTCTGTCTCCCTCCCACGCCTTTTGCCagagtgaaaaagaaaatggcagaaTTGTCTTACGACGTTCCCTAGCAACTATCcacttctgttttgttttttttttgtataatgcaACTTTGCTTATTTAgctgccaaaaaaaataaaaaatgcaatacatttttacacCACAGCCAGAAATGTCAAatcctgtcaaaaaaaaaaaaaagattttttttttgtttttttgtaatttgataTGATTAAATTTGCTGCTGCAGCGATGCATGCCAGCAAATGAGtctctcggggggggggggcagaagcCAAAGAGGAGCGGAGGCGCGTGCACATCTTCCGTGTCCTAGGCTGTCAGTTGGAATTCATTTGGTCACGAGGGAAGCCTGTAGTTAAACACTAACAATTCAAGGGCAGGTGTCTGGTTATTGTCAAATTTGGCTTACCCTAGTACAGTATAATACACAGACTGGTTCTAGAGTACACCGTGCAGGTTACTCAAGTCAAATGAAAGTGTTTAGTTTGCCATCCTATGAATGACGTGAGCTCAGCCGGAACGGGTAGTTTGAGGCGCCGGACGAAGAATGTGTTGAAAGGGAGACTCCGTTAGAAAAGGCCACTGACAGCACATCAGCAGAGAAGTTTTGCACACTGGTGTTGCTCAACACATTTCTACCAGTCTCCTTGCAGGCGCACACACCTGCACGCACACGAAAACAACCTTATTTGCCCAACGTCAACACTGTCTGCAGCCATCTCGGTGTAAATCTTCATCGAGGTGTCGAATATGTCAGCAGCCAGTCAGTGCATGCACATACTATATCGGCGTGGCTAAAACTTTAGCCTCTGCTCAGGGTTAGCCTGATAACCGCTAATGTCGGGATGAGTGATGCTGCATGTGATACTTTTTGTGATGGAAAATTTTGGAAATAACCAAAtcgtttgggggggggggggttgttaaGACCGATTTTTAGTGACTAAGACATACATTTTGGActtaccacaaaaaaacaaaacattggggggggggggggggttcatctcccctaaaataggcctagcgaCGCCACTGATCTACAACCTTCCATTTCAAAGTGAATCCCTCTCAAAATACACTCGGGTTCTTTGACATGACCAATTGCCAATTCTGAAAAATGCCACTGTGCCATTGATGTTTCAGTCGAGTTGGCGGCTCGTATTGCTGCAATACTCCACTCCTGCCGTACATTGCAACCAAGTCGCTGCAGCCAATGCTTAACAAAGCTCGGTTGTGAATACAGAGATCTCACTCTAATCATAATTTCGCTTCACACCGCAAATGTAGTCCCTAACTGTGGAACTCCGTATTGTTTCTTAGAGTAAGAGGACTATAAAGTATATGATTTTAAATGCACACTGGCATTAAGTCcctataaccccccccccccccccccccccgatagaGTGGGCGTTCTTCAACACGTAGACGATCTTTGTCGCCACTGGTTTTGGCAGCGGAGTGAGTTGGAGGAGGGTGGGGGAGCGGGGGATCAGTGTAGGTGAGGACCGCACTCTGCTGCTGCAGCGGCCGAGAGGGAGAGGGGCGGACACACGGGGCTCGCCGGACGCGCTCCCTCTTAAGGCGCTCATCTCCATCACCACCGACATCACGGACCGATCTGGGGCAACGCGGAGGACACGATTTGCAGCCCACGGTGAGTTGGATTACCATTCTTTTATTCAGAAGGAGATGGCGTTTTGCGGGATCATATGGCGCAGTGCACATTGATGGGCAGGTTCTGCAATATGGAGGAAGAttgacatttatatatatatatatatatttatttattttaatgtttcctTCAATCTGGATTCTCGTGAGCACCACAACATCTCAAGGGATGAACGGCATTGCGCGGTTCTCCTCCCCGCAGGGGGATGCTTTTGTCGTGGAAATAGGTTGCGGTGGTTGGTAGTAGCGGCACTTATGCAGCCGTGCTTCGGCTTCATTGTTGCAGCCGGCCGGTGGATCCGGGCCCCGAGGTGCGCGCCGCCAGCTGGAGAAGCTCAATTGCTCTGTTTCATTTCACACGCAGACGGTGCAGATATTCGCCATATGGGGCCTTTATCGTCCCGGGAAATAATGCACATGATGTCTGATACATGCCTTTTCTTACTGATCCAACTAAATGGGTTATTAAGTGTCAGTGTACTCTACTGTACCCTGCAGACATTTAAATCCATTAATATAAGACAAATGTTCTTATCATAAGGAGTGGCTGGGGAGCTTTCAAATGTAGAGCAAAGGCGAGCAATGGTGCAGCAGACTGAAAGCTGTGTGAAGCCATATCATTTCCTAATTTTTATCCACTATTATAGTATGAATACATCCCATTAATGCCCCTGAATCGTTGAACTGGATTTATGCACGCACTGTTGAGTGTGCATGTGGCCACATACGATATGAAGGGACCTATAAGGACAAGCAATGTAAAACAAATTGtggttaaatatcagcaaaaCGTGTGTACCTCTATCCCAATTCCCTTGCATGCTTGCGTTGTATTTTGTAATTTGCATTTTCGCGATGGCTctttttgttcagaaaactGCCCTGTTTGACTGGAACACCAAATACCAAACTCTCATCCCAATGTGGACGCAACAGCCAAATTAATACAATTAGCACCCAGATGATTCTGTATACTTTTGGCTTAATAGCATCAGCACCCTGCAGCGATGATGACAGGCTCGAGccagggagggagagaggggtATTAACACCCGCCCGAATACGCCCTCCGGTAACCTGCGCGCTTGCTTCACAGCTGGGCCGCGTTTGGGTGGCTGTTTTTATTAAAGTAGCGTgaattatattaaattagcgtGACTGGCTGAGGATTGATGAAGTGGAAAAATCATACCGTGAAGTTGTGGGGGTTTCGGAGCGAACCAAAGGGGCCAAGGACACATTATTTTGGGTTTGATTGTGCCGAACTTTAATTTTGGGACACTTTTATTATGCCTTTCTAAGGATCACTAGAACTCCATGTACTCCATAGGGCCTGTAATTTTCTACCTGGTATGTTCCAAAGCTGTAAATGTCAAACGTACAAAATTTCAGGGTACAGTGCCACCCAATGACAAGACATGGCACCGCTAAAGGCACGTGTGTAAAACAAGGACAGGCGGTTAAGAAATACAACAGACAACAGAAAGGGCAGAAGagtacaaatgaaaaaaaaaaaaaaaaaggttaagtgAAGAGGAGTAAAACAAGACCGATGGTCGACATGGGGCTGTGTTACGGGATGTGTCTGAAGTACGACTGGAGGCGGGGGATTACTCCAATGACACACGCGGTTCCTGACCTCCAATGCAGCGCcattgttaatattttgtgaAACGACGACTGCTCTTCAGTGTCCGTGTCAGATTTAGGCTGGAGAGGGCTTTCGAGGCTTTCAGATGACTTGCTTTCGGTGGATTGAGCAGGAGCCAGATGGGCGAGTTGGTGAACGCCGACGCTATACGGTACAAGACCGACGGGTTGTGGATGTCACCggtgaagaaaaagaacaacacgGGCAAGGATTCTGCTATCATCCGTAAAACCGAAAACATTCACGAATCAATCATAGCAAAAATCCACTCTTTACATTTAAAGTTAAATTGAAAGAGAATTCATATTTGCTTGTAATGGAATGTAACAGATCTACCATTGTTAGTTTTTGATATAATACACATAATTTAACATCAGTCATCTTTTAGAGCTAAATGGGTCCCATCCCATACTTGAGCAATACTTTAAACCagatttgtcaaaatgtatttaaaaaaaaaaaaaaaaaccttggcaGCACCTTCAAAAATCAGCTAACTGTAAATTTAGGTTATGTGTCTTCTAGCGTCCATTAGTGTTAAGGAATGAGGCACTGGGCAATCAAACAAATTCAATGGTTGGGGGCTTAATTCATTTTACAGTACgcctaaaataacattttctttgtCACAGTTGGAAAATGATTAGAGAGGATTTAGGTCAACGAAGCCATTAAAGAGCTCCTGCTTATCACATGACCAGTGGGAGAGCCAATCAGTCTTGACAGTCATCGTGCTTAATTTAATTTATAGGCCATTACTGTACTgatttcagtattttatttgcCCTCTTCTGGGAACATTAGTTTCGGCTACTTTGAGACATGTTCAGAATCTTTTTGATCCTTTGACACGACATTATTAGTTTTgaaaatggttttttttctctctctttgcttATCTGCTGATGATCTGTCGCCAGAGAGAtcttctttcttttcccttTGCTCATCATCTTTTTTGTTCGAAAACAATCAACAGTCCAATGGGAAGAACCCAATAAGAACAGTCAGTTCTCAGTGTCTGTTAATAGGTAAACTAATTAAGTGACAATACAGTGTGGTTTTGAAT includes:
- the pnpla8 gene encoding calcium-independent phospholipase A2-gamma isoform X1 translates to MSRIRTTLDSVTKAVGSTDLISKFSRLKPGTVVVDGTHAEKVLVKADKVASKDPDVSLPPEATVGDANGEKCVAEDDKKGAQVSENPFVAAKNSSATSEVSAPISSLKHTPQLFHPTNMDETYKTLAQHINSYFSMGTQGEEGECKPQQHCQPIPHKSADHMPVFSPVAASKSIDTPATSHPSEDLSHPEAKVPSGTPATESTAPSVPVLTTSPKKGFTHYLSYPRPSVQAFVGNYIAPLVPKFRGDGKSVEKDKLPATGVVEASVEKVESEDQVNEAKQQQLLAQREKIIARVSVDNRTRALVKGLQRVNDVQLLTSRVEELNCHLLEFPETRGVAIKEKAIPSLLRLRQATDLRLQASVRESLALVGYTEPVKGRGIRVLAIDGGGTRGLLALQTLLKLENLTGKRVHQLFDYICGVSTGAILAFMLGIFQIPLEECEQMYRKLGSDVFKQNVIVGAVKMGWSHAFYDSEIWESVLKERMGEGCMIESARDPNCPKVSAVSTLVNRGLPLKAFVFRNYRLMPGVRSHYLGDCKYKMWQAIRASSAAPGYFQEYVLGKDLHQDGGLLINNPTALAIHECKCLWPNTPLQCVLSLGTGRHEVAGKNGTTYTSLKAKLTNVISSATDTEEVHTMLDALLPPDTYFRFNPSMSEDVPLNESRVDKLNFLMGEGERYLERNDGKLRKAAGVLTKEKGSIQRLAEWVKLKADMYEGPPFTSKL
- the pnpla8 gene encoding calcium-independent phospholipase A2-gamma isoform X2 — translated: MQMHTPQLFHPTNMDETYKTLAQHINSYFSMGTQGEEGECKPQQHCQPIPHKSADHMPVFSPVAASKSIDTPATSHPSEDLSHPEAKVPSGTPATESTAPSVPVLTTSPKKGFTHYLSYPRPSVQAFVGNYIAPLVPKFRGDGKSVEKDKLPATGVVEASVEKVESEDQVNEAKQQQLLAQREKIIARVSVDNRTRALVKGLQRVNDVQLLTSRVEELNCHLLEFPETRGVAIKEKAIPSLLRLRQATDLRLQASVRESLALVGYTEPVKGRGIRVLAIDGGGTRGLLALQTLLKLENLTGKRVHQLFDYICGVSTGAILAFMLGIFQIPLEECEQMYRKLGSDVFKQNVIVGAVKMGWSHAFYDSEIWESVLKERMGEGCMIESARDPNCPKVSAVSTLVNRGLPLKAFVFRNYRLMPGVRSHYLGDCKYKMWQAIRASSAAPGYFQEYVLGKDLHQDGGLLINNPTALAIHECKCLWPNTPLQCVLSLGTGRHEVAGKNGTTYTSLKAKLTNVISSATDTEEVHTMLDALLPPDTYFRFNPSMSEDVPLNESRVDKLNFLMGEGERYLERNDGKLRKAAGVLTKEKGSIQRLAEWVKLKADMYEGPPFTSKL
- the pnpla8 gene encoding calcium-independent phospholipase A2-gamma isoform X3, translating into MQMGEEGECKPQQHCQPIPHKSADHMPVFSPVAASKSIDTPATSHPSEDLSHPEAKVPSGTPATESTAPSVPVLTTSPKKGFTHYLSYPRPSVQAFVGNYIAPLVPKFRGDGKSVEKDKLPATGVVEASVEKVESEDQVNEAKQQQLLAQREKIIARVSVDNRTRALVKGLQRVNDVQLLTSRVEELNCHLLEFPETRGVAIKEKAIPSLLRLRQATDLRLQASVRESLALVGYTEPVKGRGIRVLAIDGGGTRGLLALQTLLKLENLTGKRVHQLFDYICGVSTGAILAFMLGIFQIPLEECEQMYRKLGSDVFKQNVIVGAVKMGWSHAFYDSEIWESVLKERMGEGCMIESARDPNCPKVSAVSTLVNRGLPLKAFVFRNYRLMPGVRSHYLGDCKYKMWQAIRASSAAPGYFQEYVLGKDLHQDGGLLINNPTALAIHECKCLWPNTPLQCVLSLGTGRHEVAGKNGTTYTSLKAKLTNVISSATDTEEVHTMLDALLPPDTYFRFNPSMSEDVPLNESRVDKLNFLMGEGERYLERNDGKLRKAAGVLTKEKGSIQRLAEWVKLKADMYEGPPFTSKL